A portion of the Myripristis murdjan chromosome 13, fMyrMur1.1, whole genome shotgun sequence genome contains these proteins:
- the LOC115369945 gene encoding mRNA decay activator protein ZFP36 has translation MPSYPLSQFADLEEMMCKQLLSLNLREQNALLPSLSLEMRTPGFVGQPRNHGSFSFSLSSLPYLPTDPSDTALLSSGQWGQQSESPLSPQLPNSAQWGKAGFSVQRSVSMVETGSTTAANLGWPGTEIKHSKSDTCPTPLSTSSFLPSSSSSNSSLFSSTSSASASSSSSRYKTELCRSFAENSICKYGGKCQFAHGAEELRDLNRHPKYKTEPCRTFHTIGFCPYGIRCHFVHNSEEDQKHSFSRSSSSSSSSSSCAPSQPPSSRSRRPPLLRQSFSFAGFPSAPQQALQPNLPPPPPASSFARAPSASPPSCADITDLLSHTFLEMDSAFEASPAHQYQPPVAPTSSADARPQFLPSPDSGCSLCGPSPTASPSLRQSPGATGGFAGPLGTRSLSYTSLSDPDQDGSSGSSASSLSGSETCSGINEGTGRRLAVFSQFSVSEDATSFYL, from the exons ATGCCATCCTACCCCCTGAGCCAGTTCGCTGACCTGGAGGAGATGATGTGCAAG CAGTTACTGAGTCTCAACCTGCGGGagcagaatgcactgctgccgTCTCTCAGTCTGGAAATGAGGACACCAGGCTTTGTTGGTCAGCCACGCAACCACGgctccttctccttttctctctcctccctcccttacCTCCCCACCGATCCTTCAGATACTGCATTACTGTCTTCCGGCCAGTGGGGGCAGCAGTCAGAAAGCCCACTGTCCCCCCAGCTCCCTAATTCTGCCCAGTGGGGAAAGGCAGGCTTCTCGGTCCAGCGGTCTGTCAGTATGGTGGAGACAGGCAGCACCACAGCTGCAAATCTGGGCTGGCCCGGGACTGAAATAAAGCATTCCAAAAGTGACACCTGCCCCACTCCGCTGAGCACCAGCTCCttcctgccctcctcttcctcctccaactcctctctcttctcctccacctcctcagcGTCTGCCTCGTCTTCCTCATCGCGCTATAAGACTGAACTATGCCGTTCGTTTGCAGAGAACAGCATCTGCAAATATGGGGGCAAGTGCCAGTTTGCCCATGGGGCTGAAGAGCTGCGGGATTTAAACAGACACCCCAAGTATAAGACGGAGCCGTGTCGCACGTTTCACACTATCGGCTTCTGCCCCTATGGGATCCGCTGCCACTTTGTGCATAACAGTGAGGAAGATCAGAAACACTCCTTCTCtcggtcctcctcctcctcatcctcctcttcctcctgtgccCCCTCACAGCCCCCGTCCTCACGCTCCCGCAGGCCCCCCCTTCTCAGACAGAGCTTCAGTTTTGCTGGCTTTCCTTCTGCTCCCCAGCAAGCCCTTCAGCccaaccttcctcctcctcctcctgcatctTCCTTTGCTCGtgctccctctgcctctcctccctcctgcgCTGACATCACCGAtctcctctctcacactttCCTGGAGATGGACTCTGCCTTCGAGGCATCCCCAGCCCACCAGTACCAACCCCCCGTGGCTCCGACCTCATCAGCTGATGCCCGGCCTCAGTTCCTGCCCTCACCCGACTCAGGCTGTTCCCTGTGCGGGCCGTCCCCGACGGCTTCTCCATCCCTGAGGCAGAGTCCCGGTGCCACCGGGGGCTTTGCTGGGCCTCTAGGCACCCGCTCCCTGTCCTACACCTCTCTGTCAGACCCGGACCAGGACGGAAGCAGTGGAAGCTCAGCCAGCTCGCTCAGCGGCTCGGAAACCTGCAGCGGCATTAACGAGGGCACCGGCAGACGCCTGGCTGTGTTCAGCCAGTTCTCCGTCTCTGAGGACGCTACTAGCTTCTACCTGTAG